The segment TTCTCCTTGATCATCTCTGGAGCCATCCATCGATAAGTTCCCATATTACCCTTGGCCTCTCTGCATTGCGTCTCAAGACAAGAAGTCCCAAAATCTGCAACTTTAACTCTCATTTCATCATTCAAAAGCAAATTGTTGGACTTAAGGTCTCTGTGGATAACACCCTGTGAGTGAAGATACTCCATTCCTCTAGAGATGTCTAGAGCCAGCCTTAGTACAGTTTCGATAGATAGCGAGTACGGCTCTTTCTTGTTTAGATACATTCGGAGATTCCCTTGGGACATGTACTCAGTTATTATGCAGTATACAGGAGGTTTCTTGCACGCCGCAAtaaactatgtattaaaataaactAGTGGTTAGAGACTTATATGTTCTAAAGACAAGAtctttgttctgtttttttttctttctaaccaAGATCTTACTTTAtctaataaaaacatgtttagaCTTTGGTAAAAAGATAGAGAGATTTTTGACCTGGACGATGTTAGGGTGAAAGAGACGAGAAAGCAGAGCAACCTCGGACTTAAACTGCTGTTCGAGCTTAGCCCTTGTCTCTTCCTTGTGTGTAGGGATCCTCACCATCTTCACAGCGACGGCTCTTTGTTTGTAGATCCCTCTGTAGATTCTGCTGTGCGCTCCGGAAGCAAACTTGTTTCCGATAAAGAGCTGCGAAAGATCAGCGGTCCATTCCTCTCTTTGGCCTTTAGACGCTTCCCATGTCTCCACGTTCTCGGACTCAAGAATCATCGACCAAGACTCCATACTGTCgaatctcttcttctccatcgtCTCACTTTCTGCATACCGGTTTGTTTTCGATGAAGACGGTTTAGCGGATAAGGCCGGGAAGGAAGCCTCTGCAGGGAACTTGGATCTTGGAGACCGTCGAAACGGGTTGAAACATGAACCAGGCATGTTGAAAAATCAGAGGAGAGTTTGCTTGGAAGACAAGGAAGGGTTTTGAAAGCAGAGGATCTAGGGTTTTGTTAAACTAGGGTTTTCCTTCTGAAAGTGTGAATAGATTTCAAGAAGTGCATGAACTGATTCAGAAACATGGATTCGATAGGATCTCCCGATAATATAGCCGCCGTTTCATTAATTTTCTcggaaataaacaaaaacagaaacagGGAAAAGAAATGTTCAAAGAGaggtttttaataatttaaaccaaGAAAGATTATGTCAAAAGGAGGAGACTTTTACAGGAAGGAAACAGAAACAGAGAAGGAAACAAATGGgtttcatctttcttttttccTAGAAGATAGAAGAACAAGGAAAGTTTCCGGGAAAAATCAACAAAGGAGGGAGAAAATTTTCCGGGGAAAAAGACACGAGAAGATGGAAAAGCACCAGAGAGGTTATGATACGAGTTGTGTTTTGGAAGTTAAAGAAGAAACCAAGTGAACAAGGAACGGATCCAAAGTAAGAGATATTCAAAGGTTTCTCGTGATTGCTTTGTTCAAAAGTTGGCCTTTTGAGCTAGAGAAAAGAGTTATAACTTCTCATGAGAACAAATCAAATCTTGTTCGGGTTGTGTTGTGAATGTTAATGCCAACTGGTGTCTTTTTAAATTGGAACTGAATTAATTAGTCACCAAGTTACCTACTTAAATTGTTACATAACATTCAATCCAAGatattatttgcaaagtaatTTTGACACATGTCATCTTTACCATCATTTTCACTAAATAAATGTGACATGGTTTATATTAAATGTGACATGGATAATTACATTTAAtgcttaattttgaaaattttgataatctttttagaatatgataataaatctatcttattaaagtagaagagtttaaattttgtttgacAACATAGATAGcagttcaaaaataaaatagtgttgtttggaaacatggatagcattaagttaggaaaaaaaataatgctattaaaaaaattagaagtccattacattatattaaaaagtaatgagtttatgttacttgatatacatatttaaatcaaaataataatttaaaattgatttatatcaaaaattcattcaaacatatacatatattcaaaatttgatttttactaacatattttccaataaccattttaaaaatgttttcaatatatataagaaaaatacaatacaaagcccaatttcaaacacaagcttaaattatggtttttatatttcactttgaaatttaaaaatataatatatgtgattatttatatgattgtacctataaaatattattaattataaaaaaaattatttgatggtacctataaaatatgattaattatatgataacacatagctctgtaacctatgatgacacatataagatatataatagtgattaggggggGTCGCTTgggttcgttttcgggtctCTTTGGGATTTCGTATTCgattcagatctttgaggattcggttcggatttggataaacAAACACACTAAGaactaggggtgttcaatccggtaaaaccgaaccaattaaaaccgaaccgaaccgaaatagaaaaaatggTTTGGATTTGGTAGTACCGAATATACCGAATGGATGTCATTTTTAAGAAACCGCGGTAtatggatatggtttggtatataaaccgatcaaaccgaataaaccgaataaaccgatcaattaaaatataatagtataagtatatgtaaattatataatataataaataatatatacctaatttattttattggtaTGCTCTTCCtacttaaatgtttatttttgttatttaatattttattttaagttcaatttttttttataaaattaaaaaaaaacatattttttacttttttgtttaatagtaTTATGGATTACTGATATTTCTTACTTTTATTCTATAAAACTATTACAGTTATTAACTAAATATGTTTACTGATTATTTATAtagtaaaatgaaaaataaattatttaaaaaccaaaatatcgCCATGTTATAACTATATTTAAAGCCGATATATAATCTTATAaagtaaaattcaaaaaatattttaaaagataaatatatttacagttttttggtataaaaccgaataaacgaAAActgacggtatataaaccgaaccaaaccataTTAAATATGGTTTTAATATGGTAGCTATTTTTTATAGTTCACAAGCAGTAacttaatttatatgttttggaTTTTCAGTGATAGCATatattaaagagaaaaagatcaaaatagcactaaatcaagtttttgtttccaaactagcactcaagtccaaaagtcacaaaaatagcactcaaggggtggggtttagggtttataatttagggtttagggtttagagtttaggttttagggtttagagttgagaagtgaggttttggggataagatttcaaattttgaaaaataaaaaattttaaatttttcaaaagataaaatgctattttggttattttagtttttgagtgctatttttgtgatataaacttagaaaggtgctattttggagatttgccctataTTAAATCATGTGatataaaattctaaattaaaaaatcttattGATTAAGGATCaaaaatttaattgaaaattattatattaaattagtatcgtaattagatattttaaaagtttgtttttagttaaaatgaaatatatatttagttttcaaataaacacgaaattaattaaaaaattaaatttttgtttaagtgaaaaatgaaatatacatttattttacacaaattcgaaattgattaaatatttaaaagctttattttaatgaaaaatgaaatatgttttatattgtaaaaaggatatgaaaatatttttattcagaTACAATTTGAGAGAAAATATAgcaatatatatttgatttgtttgttatagaatattcaaataactgaaatatttaaagaaaacataatttaaacaaCTTTCTAAAGGttgtccaaattaaaaaaaaaaatcacacatgaactaaatcatgacttctgttttaatagtgtCGATATTGAAACGTTAAAATAAATACCATCAGTTAATAATTGAAAAGAAGAAATACAAATCATCTTTCAAAAGAGACACACTAAATGcccataaaattttaataactgAATAAATTACATCAACTATTCAGCTAAAAAAATGCTTTACAGAAACATaagacaaacaaaaacaaatacaaatgcTAAACTctgtaaataaaacataaaactttCTTTCCATTATCCTTGGGTTTCAATCTGCTTAGATAAGTTAATGCtacttttagttaaaaataaattaaatattttaaaaaatttaatgtatttacTCGTCtgcccgtagggcgggtttaTCCTAGTGATATATACtgtacaaaacaaaattatatttattcaaaCTGTAACTTTGATTGGGATTTAAAATGGAGTTAATATTTTCAATGAGAACAGTAAATAACCGGTTATTTATGCAAATATATGCTCTAGAATAAATTCTTATcctaaaaattatagaaatgtaaaatatacaattaagaTGAAGATAGACTTCTTTacaatcaaaatatttattgaaattttgaaaCGTTAGTGGGGTTAAAATAGGTTTTGACACTCGGCTACCCGTTACCACTATTGTATCTTGTTTCCATAgaattttttattgataaaCAATCTTGtcttttgaaagttttttttagtCTAACGGCTTAACTAAACATTCATTAATGTTTCTTCGCTATAAGGTATGGGATTCAAACTTCAGAGAATGGAAATTATGCATATTATAGAGTACAAAAGTTATAAGAAGTCTCATAGGACGGTTCATAATAATGCAGTGATACATGAATTTTTATAGGGCTGATAAAATTGTTGAAAGTAAAATTTTCGTGTATGTAATATTCTTTATAGATTACAATAGCATAATTATCCGTACGTTAAAAAGAACTATCttattttaacttttgttttggCATTGCATTGGCAAACTATTTTTGCAGAACTTTACAGCGTTGGCAAACCCTACttttaaattaatttgattttgaaattggaaaatgtcatttaatcatcaattttttaattttggttgaaataaaacatcaactttttcgtaaacaaaaacaaatactcGATTTTTGTTGACAAGCCAtatttaatcataaaatttcGTTGATCATACTATTTTGGTCATAACATTAGTCAATAGTTAAAGTTGACTTACAATATGCCTAAAATAGCTTTCAaagttgattttattttttacacaaatataaatcaatatttttggCACAAATATAACATGGATATTTGccaaaaatgactcaaaacttgattttaaacttaaaatcaaACTCAACTTCAATCGAATGCAAAAGTAACCCAAAAACCTTGTGAAATTATAATGAGACCCTTATGACCAAACTAAAAAATCAGAattcatttttacgaatatcACCCGGGAAGTCTTTATGTGGTTCTGTAAGTTTATCTGCAAGAAGGCTTCTGCGAGAAAACTTCCTCATAttgtagattttaaaaatactttataaattttataaaacatattttgatgGGGTAAAattgaatcatgtaattataaatatttgtaaatgatataaattaagatctagtaaaattgaattgttttcaacatagatgagtgaatgtagTGTGTTATGGTATTCTTTGATTTAGGGcttggtaacatatgttgtagtattttctgtatttttagGGTTATATTTTGgaaacttaacttttttttttgaaaaattaaatttgaacttATGCttagttttgtatatattaaacacttttaAATTGTGAAAGCACCGTAGCCTAgtggttaaggtttaaaaacTTCTATATCCAAGTATGGGGttcaaatcccagactatgcaatttcttgcagattgcGCATTATAGGAGGTCCAGGTTTCAATTCTTGGATAAAgcaatttattaaacaattatgcagactatgGAAGAAAGACttacaagggatcttcaacatggtgcaaatAAATCTGGTCAGGCATAGGTCTTCGttggacggctcaggtgatgcagttaggcgtagatccTCATAAGGCAAGTAGTATTATCGGTTGTCGattcgtctatgtaatctttctcataattgtaatatcataataaatcagagttaaaaaaaacacttttaaatttgattttaggttttatgaagtgtttgtTTCTACTTACTTAGTTATTTTAAGTTTAGGGTTCAGGTGACTTAAGTCTTCCAACAGATAATGTATAGAAGACTTCATTCTAGgcgaatcaaaaatatttaaccttattagaatttttgtctccttatataaagaaaatttacacattctctctgtTCTTCTCAAagggctgcaacaaaaatgtaatgtttttcATTCTAAAACTATCCAAattctctctaatctctttgaactaATAAACACATCAAGCTTTATATTAATTTCTCATTTTTATCTCATGCCTTTCTCattgatttattttgtttttgcaggtttttcattTTATGGTTCTCATCTTACACTCTtttaaaggtagatttataaatcatatttttttttcatttggtaCCCTCTTGTTGCTTAAATCTCTTATATTTCGAAAAattcttttgttattttaagctcttactttattttgaagtttttctatgttttgaagtcatttgaaTGCTTTTGGATATGTAGTTTTTTAGATCTGAGAAAGACATGGAAGACTTCCAAGATTTAATGGGCTAAGTCTTCTCGGAGATCTTTTCAGAagtcttttaaaatttaatggcCTAAGTTTTCTGGTGGAGTATTTCTCCATGTCTCCACTTTCATAACAGATTTGAGCATCTTGGTAAGTCTTTGTGTATGATTTTCTTCATTTGATAACTTTTTGTTGCTTAAAACTTTTACTTTTAGAAAACTCTTTTGTTGTTTAATGCTCTTACCttattttcaagtttttctatgttttgaagccatttgaatgc is part of the Brassica rapa cultivar Chiifu-401-42 chromosome A09, CAAS_Brap_v3.01, whole genome shotgun sequence genome and harbors:
- the LOC103838398 gene encoding serine/threonine/tyrosine-protein kinase HT1, with protein sequence MPGSCFNPFRRSPRSKFPAEASFPALSAKPSSSKTNRYAESETMEKKRFDSMESWSMILESENVETWEASKGQREEWTADLSQLFIGNKFASGAHSRIYRGIYKQRAVAVKMVRIPTHKEETRAKLEQQFKSEVALLSRLFHPNIVQFIAACKKPPVYCIITEYMSQGNLRMYLNKKEPYSLSIETVLRLALDISRGMEYLHSQGVIHRDLKSNNLLLNDEMRVKVADFGTSCLETQCREAKGNMGTYRWMAPEMIKEKPYTRKVDVYSFGIVLWELTTALLPFQGMTPVQAAFAVAEKNERPPLPASCQPALAHLIKRCWSENPSKRPDFSNIVAVLEKYDECVKEGLPLTSHASLTKTKNAILDRLKGCVSSISSTSSSSSEPENA